A DNA window from Methanobrevibacter boviskoreani JH1 contains the following coding sequences:
- a CDS encoding Coenzyme F420 hydrogenase/dehydrogenase, beta subunit C-terminal domain, giving the protein MDKYIEAKAVDNDIFERGENGGAVTALLKYLLDSNIVDGVLNVKEGNSVYDGIPTYTTNGEDLINTAGSLHCAPTMVSDLIARYLNDEKVAVTTKPCDAMAIDEVIKRHGINRDNVYMIGLNCGGTVRPTVAEEMIELFYDLDPNEVNSEEITKGNFTVELENGEEKSVKIDQLEEEGFGRRENCQRCEFKIPEKADIACGNWGASDGYTFIQINSDKGEKLVEDAEKAGYIKTKKPSEKQINIRSKIEGIMVNMSKKTQETQLFEELPEGDELIQVLGRCLKCKRCRDICPICNCNTCRLDEDFFREDPTEKPDALILHGVRMSHMAFSCVNCGQCEDVCPMELPIAKLYQKIQLKYRESTGYKSGITDGKPPMYSGEKEEIMD; this is encoded by the coding sequence ATGGATAAATATATTGAAGCAAAAGCAGTTGATAATGATATTTTTGAAAGAGGAGAAAATGGTGGTGCAGTAACAGCATTGCTTAAATATTTACTTGATTCCAACATAGTTGACGGAGTTTTAAATGTTAAAGAAGGTAACAGTGTCTATGATGGTATACCAACATATACCACCAATGGTGAAGATTTAATTAATACTGCAGGATCATTACATTGTGCACCTACAATGGTTTCTGATTTAATTGCTAGATATTTAAATGATGAAAAAGTAGCCGTTACAACTAAACCTTGTGATGCAATGGCTATTGATGAAGTTATTAAGAGACATGGTATTAATAGGGATAACGTTTATATGATTGGATTAAACTGTGGTGGAACAGTTCGTCCTACTGTTGCAGAAGAAATGATAGAATTATTCTATGATCTTGACCCTAATGAAGTTAATTCAGAGGAAATTACAAAGGGTAATTTCACTGTAGAACTTGAAAATGGGGAAGAAAAATCAGTTAAAATTGATCAATTGGAAGAAGAAGGATTTGGAAGAAGAGAAAACTGTCAAAGATGTGAATTTAAAATACCAGAAAAAGCGGATATAGCTTGTGGTAATTGGGGAGCAAGTGACGGTTATACATTCATTCAAATAAATTCTGATAAAGGAGAAAAATTAGTGGAAGATGCTGAAAAGGCAGGATATATTAAAACTAAAAAACCTTCAGAAAAACAAATTAATATCAGAAGTAAAATTGAAGGTATTATGGTTAACATGTCTAAAAAAACTCAGGAAACCCAACTATTTGAGGAATTACCTGAAGGTGATGAACTAATTCAAGTCCTTGGCCGTTGTCTTAAATGTAAAAGATGTAGGGATATCTGTCCAATATGTAATTGTAATACATGTAGGTTAGATGAAGATTTCTTTAGAGAAGATCCAACAGAGAAACCTGATGCGTTAATTTTACATGGTGTTAGAATGAGTCATATGGCATTTAGTTGTGTAAACTGTGGTCAATGTGAAGATGTCTGTCCTATGGAATTGCCAATCGCCAAATTATACCAAAAAATACAATTAAA